A single region of the Paramicrobacterium fandaimingii genome encodes:
- the cydB gene encoding cytochrome d ubiquinol oxidase subunit II — protein MDLTLVWFWIIAAFFIGYFVLDGFDFGVGMSLPFLGKDDTDRRVLINTIGPVWDLNETWVIVAGAMLFAAFPEWYATLFSGFYLPLLLILIALILRGVSFEYRHQRPEKSWKHRFDTMIIVGSAVPAFLWGVAFANIVRGVPLDANHDFIGSILDLLTPYALLGGLTTLMLFFTHGVVFVALKTEGEIRGRARHLAARAGLIAAVVAVAFLTWTVVDHNTPMVFVLALAAAALLVCALIANALNREGIAFTSMAATIAAAVLTLFTALFPAVMPAINNSANSLTIENASSSAYTLEVMSWIALLAVPLILLYQGWTYWVFRKRVSRAHIPEEADSHAAA, from the coding sequence ATGGATCTGACGCTCGTGTGGTTCTGGATCATCGCTGCATTCTTCATCGGCTATTTCGTTCTCGATGGATTCGACTTCGGCGTCGGCATGTCGTTGCCCTTTTTAGGGAAGGACGACACCGACAGGCGAGTGCTCATCAACACGATCGGGCCCGTTTGGGATCTGAATGAGACCTGGGTCATCGTTGCCGGTGCAATGCTCTTCGCTGCATTCCCCGAGTGGTATGCCACGCTGTTCAGCGGCTTCTACCTTCCGCTTCTGCTCATTCTCATCGCTTTGATTCTGCGGGGCGTCTCATTCGAGTACCGGCACCAGCGCCCTGAGAAATCGTGGAAGCACCGATTCGACACCATGATCATCGTCGGATCCGCTGTTCCCGCCTTCCTATGGGGGGTTGCCTTTGCCAACATCGTGCGCGGTGTTCCGCTTGATGCCAATCACGACTTCATTGGCAGCATCCTCGACCTACTCACCCCTTATGCGCTGCTTGGAGGCCTGACGACGCTCATGCTGTTCTTCACGCACGGCGTTGTCTTCGTGGCCCTCAAGACCGAGGGGGAGATTCGCGGCCGAGCGCGCCATCTTGCGGCGCGCGCCGGACTGATTGCTGCCGTGGTCGCCGTTGCCTTTCTCACGTGGACCGTGGTTGATCACAACACACCGATGGTGTTCGTGCTGGCTCTCGCAGCGGCCGCCCTGCTTGTCTGCGCCCTCATTGCCAACGCGCTCAATCGAGAAGGAATCGCGTTCACGAGCATGGCAGCGACGATCGCCGCCGCCGTGCTCACCCTTTTCACCGCGTTGTTCCCGGCTGTGATGCCCGCGATCAACAACTCGGCGAACAGTCTCACCATCGAAAATGCCTCGTCATCGGCGTACACGCTCGAGGTGATGAGCTGGATCGCTCTCCTCGCGGTTCCCCTGATTCTGCTCTACCAGGGCTGGACGTACTGGGTCTTTCGCAAGCGTGTTTCCCGCGCCCACATTCCCGAAGAGGCGGATTCTCATGCGGCCGCTTGA
- a CDS encoding ComEA family DNA-binding protein codes for MHERAELSRRARRPKRLRLGAGVAVLLMLAGLSAAVVIALVKDGEHVSTVQPHNTFSTSIPAVIYVHVLGAVASPGLYQLSDGARVMDAVAAAGGLTDDADEAAINLARFVTDGEQVRVPEVGETAEQQEGKDAQGRVNLNTATAEQLEELPNIGPALAERIIAWRDDNGGFRSVDDLRNVSGIGEKTFATLKDLVTV; via the coding sequence ATGCACGAGCGGGCCGAACTGTCGAGACGCGCTCGACGTCCGAAGCGACTGCGTCTTGGTGCCGGTGTCGCTGTCTTGCTCATGCTCGCGGGCCTCTCTGCTGCCGTCGTGATTGCCCTGGTCAAAGACGGCGAGCACGTTTCCACAGTTCAGCCGCACAACACGTTCTCCACAAGCATCCCCGCCGTCATATACGTGCATGTTCTCGGGGCCGTCGCGTCGCCTGGGCTCTATCAGCTGAGTGACGGCGCACGGGTGATGGATGCTGTCGCTGCGGCAGGCGGACTCACCGACGACGCGGACGAAGCAGCAATCAACCTGGCTCGCTTCGTGACCGATGGCGAGCAGGTGCGCGTGCCCGAGGTCGGTGAAACCGCAGAGCAGCAGGAGGGTAAAGACGCGCAGGGTCGCGTGAATCTGAACACGGCGACGGCCGAACAGCTCGAGGAGCTTCCCAACATTGGGCCGGCGCTTGCCGAGCGCATTATTGCGTGGCGCGACGACAACGGAGGCTTCCGCTCGGTTGACGATCTGCGCAATGTGTCTGGAATCGGCGAGAAGACCTTCGCTACGCTCAAAGACCTGGTGACGGTCTGA
- a CDS encoding helix-turn-helix domain-containing protein → MAEITQMTYQRQDTSRVPVEVISFDQLRALNHGQTQRTDFTIVAVISGGHGSVTIDFTDYVLASRCAVWIAPGAVHRWADIAHLTGHLVLFVPTAPVTPATRESAATPNAVAVWPVDPEIWNFVCGALSHLQLETSPETTTQQTELPEILVSAFIARLKPPHTRAPSGNSAFARFRTNVEVHFRQHHDVSHYARALGYSPRTLSRAALKETGRTAKTFINDRLILEAKRLLAHDRYTSARCASELGFMDASNFSLFFLRATGQRPGAWQAHATGSRLGGDVR, encoded by the coding sequence ATGGCAGAAATCACGCAGATGACGTACCAGAGACAGGACACGTCGCGTGTGCCCGTAGAGGTCATCAGCTTTGACCAACTCCGCGCGCTGAACCACGGCCAGACCCAACGCACGGACTTTACGATCGTCGCGGTCATCAGCGGAGGTCATGGATCTGTCACCATCGACTTCACCGACTACGTTCTCGCATCACGGTGTGCCGTGTGGATTGCGCCAGGAGCAGTGCACCGCTGGGCAGATATCGCCCATCTCACCGGCCATCTCGTTCTTTTCGTCCCCACTGCGCCGGTCACGCCAGCCACGCGCGAAAGCGCCGCAACACCAAACGCGGTAGCCGTCTGGCCAGTCGACCCGGAAATCTGGAATTTCGTGTGCGGAGCCCTCAGCCACCTGCAGCTGGAAACCTCCCCGGAAACAACAACGCAGCAGACAGAGCTGCCCGAAATTCTGGTGTCGGCTTTCATCGCTCGTCTGAAACCGCCACACACGCGCGCTCCGTCCGGCAACTCAGCGTTTGCACGCTTTCGCACCAACGTGGAGGTTCACTTCCGCCAGCATCATGACGTGAGCCACTACGCCCGCGCCCTCGGCTACTCTCCCCGAACCCTGTCCCGCGCGGCGCTGAAGGAAACCGGCCGCACGGCGAAAACGTTCATCAATGACCGTCTCATTCTCGAGGCAAAACGGCTGCTTGCCCACGACAGGTACACGTCGGCGCGCTGCGCGAGCGAGCTTGGCTTCATGGATGCCTCGAACTTCTCGCTGTTCTTCCTCCGCGCCACCGGACAACGTCCCGGAGCATGGCAAGCCCACGCGACGGGATCTCGGCTCGGCGGGGACGTTCGGTGA
- a CDS encoding ComEC/Rec2 family competence protein, producing the protein MRMLIPAVCAWLAALLAVGLQASFAVWVVCIGVAGALTILCVVRARGGVTALLAVSLGVAAFVSFSASISAEQRRPDQLIDATSSDRSVDVVATIDGLANATDRGPSQIRVSATITSLNDSELRVPATLFGQDSGGVLAIGSTVETTGQVILTEPSDASAALFFADEPLTVVEPPPWYLAWADDMRRGFVDLCSALPGAGGRLLPGLAVGDTSAVDSDLDAAMKASSLSHLTAVSGANCAIVVVFAILLLGRLGAGRIVRVGAALIVLLAFVILVTPQSSVVRASIMASLALLVQLTGRPSGGIPVLAGSVILMLVVDPWYAYDAGFALSVLATGGLLLLTRPLTAALARLLPRGLAMVIAVPLAAQLACQPILILLSSTISVYGVAANILAAPAAPIGTVIGLIACLATPVFPQGAMLLAWLAYLPSAWIAGVATVTSGLPIALIPWIPGATGAVVLAAVTALACALAIVPRWRSHWMGKALVAALCVSLGAYGGIVVTPSLAETVSRPRDWIVAACDIGQGDAVLLRAGGGVILVDTGPDPRLVSACVDDLGITTIDLLVLTHYDTDHAGGATGVLSRTDRAMVQAVHDDAGERTKRLLDDAGIRVDVVTKGEHGTVGTIDFSVIWPESRELSGNAGSIVLSVTIAGTHIVLLGDLGETEQSALLASMGAGTRADIVKVAHHGSPDQSTALYEQLQASLAVISVGADNTYGHPNGETIDELRASGSQVLRTDVRGMILISQKASGYSVWSQKSVPDTASG; encoded by the coding sequence ATGAGGATGCTGATTCCGGCCGTGTGCGCATGGCTTGCCGCGCTTCTGGCGGTGGGGCTGCAGGCATCTTTCGCCGTGTGGGTTGTGTGCATCGGCGTCGCGGGCGCACTGACCATCTTGTGCGTTGTCAGGGCGCGCGGCGGCGTGACGGCACTTCTCGCGGTGTCGCTCGGGGTCGCCGCGTTTGTCAGCTTCAGCGCGTCGATATCCGCCGAGCAGCGTCGGCCGGATCAGCTCATCGACGCGACATCGTCCGATCGCAGCGTCGACGTCGTTGCGACGATCGACGGGCTGGCGAATGCGACTGATCGCGGCCCGAGCCAGATCAGGGTAAGCGCGACAATCACGTCGCTGAATGATTCCGAGCTCCGCGTGCCCGCAACGCTGTTCGGCCAGGACAGCGGGGGAGTGCTCGCGATCGGGAGCACTGTCGAAACGACGGGGCAGGTGATTCTCACCGAGCCGTCAGACGCGTCTGCAGCCCTCTTCTTCGCTGATGAGCCGCTCACCGTCGTTGAGCCACCTCCCTGGTATCTCGCCTGGGCCGATGACATGCGTCGCGGCTTCGTCGATCTCTGCTCAGCGCTGCCGGGTGCGGGAGGCCGTCTTCTGCCTGGGCTGGCCGTCGGCGATACGAGCGCTGTCGATTCCGATCTCGACGCTGCGATGAAAGCATCCTCACTCAGCCACCTCACTGCGGTGTCCGGGGCCAACTGCGCCATCGTCGTCGTGTTCGCCATTCTGCTTCTCGGGCGGCTCGGAGCCGGCCGCATTGTGCGCGTCGGGGCAGCGCTCATCGTGCTCCTCGCGTTCGTCATTCTCGTCACCCCGCAGTCAAGCGTCGTCCGCGCATCAATCATGGCCTCGCTCGCGCTGCTCGTGCAGCTCACCGGGCGGCCCTCCGGCGGAATCCCCGTGCTGGCGGGCAGCGTCATCCTCATGCTCGTGGTCGACCCCTGGTACGCCTACGATGCGGGTTTTGCACTCAGCGTTCTGGCGACGGGAGGTCTGCTGCTTCTCACACGCCCGCTGACCGCGGCGCTTGCACGGCTGCTCCCGCGTGGCCTGGCCATGGTGATCGCCGTTCCACTTGCCGCACAGCTCGCCTGCCAGCCCATCTTGATACTTCTGTCGAGCACGATCAGCGTCTACGGCGTGGCCGCGAACATCCTTGCAGCGCCCGCGGCACCCATCGGCACTGTCATCGGTCTGATCGCCTGTCTCGCAACACCCGTTTTTCCGCAGGGGGCGATGCTGCTTGCCTGGCTCGCATATCTTCCATCCGCCTGGATTGCCGGGGTCGCAACCGTCACCTCGGGGCTGCCGATCGCGCTGATCCCCTGGATACCTGGAGCGACAGGCGCGGTGGTGCTCGCTGCGGTGACGGCACTCGCCTGTGCGCTCGCGATTGTGCCGAGGTGGCGGTCTCACTGGATGGGGAAGGCCTTGGTCGCTGCTCTCTGCGTCAGCCTGGGCGCCTACGGGGGCATCGTTGTGACGCCTTCGCTGGCGGAAACCGTCAGCAGACCTCGCGACTGGATCGTCGCAGCATGCGATATCGGGCAAGGCGACGCCGTTCTGCTCAGAGCGGGTGGCGGGGTGATTCTCGTTGATACCGGACCAGATCCCCGGCTCGTCTCCGCGTGCGTTGACGATCTGGGAATCACGACGATTGATCTGCTCGTGCTTACCCACTACGACACCGACCACGCGGGGGGAGCGACGGGAGTGCTTTCACGAACCGATCGGGCCATGGTGCAGGCGGTGCACGACGATGCCGGCGAGCGAACCAAACGTTTGCTTGACGACGCGGGAATCCGAGTCGACGTGGTGACGAAGGGCGAGCACGGCACCGTCGGCACGATCGACTTCTCTGTGATCTGGCCCGAGTCTCGCGAACTGTCGGGAAACGCGGGCAGCATTGTGCTCTCGGTCACGATTGCCGGCACTCACATCGTGCTCCTTGGGGATCTCGGGGAAACCGAGCAGTCAGCGTTGCTTGCCAGCATGGGCGCTGGCACGCGGGCAGACATCGTCAAAGTCGCGCACCACGGGAGCCCCGATCAATCCACGGCGCTGTACGAGCAGCTACAGGCGTCGCTCGCTGTGATCTCGGTCGGAGCCGACAACACATACGGGCATCCAAATGGAGAGACCATCGACGAGCTACGGGCGTCGGGCAGCCAGGTGCTCCGCACAGATGTGCGCGGAATGATCCTGATCTCACAGAAGGCATCAGGTTACTCTGTCTGGTCACAGAAAAGCGTCCCCGACACCGCCTCCGGTTGA
- the cydD gene encoding thiol reductant ABC exporter subunit CydD codes for MRPLDARLLRYARSSRGFFTIGAIVALADTVAIIGFAWFATLSITRVIGGAPFAGIAEGVWAVAGFALTRALLAWGTEVIGARGAARAKSELRMGILDALPRLGADWLARRNSAALTTLLGHGLDALDNYFARYLPQLIRTLITVPLLVVVVFWHDWLSGVTLIVTLPIVPIFMVLIGLATRTVQRRQWEGLSRLSSSFIDVVGGLSTLKIFGREKRQITRMGQITADYRHSTMSVLRVSFLSGFVLELMASLSVALLAVSIGFRLVDGTMPLLTGLFVLLLAPEVFFPIRQVGANFHAAAEGVEAAQDAFEILDSAQTTPDAGAPVAASGDLELSGVTVVRDDTTVLDDVRLRFRRGSVTAVTGASGAGKSTLIGVIAGLTPFTGTVFVGGVDVSNAPAHGRPWLSWSPQHPGLQSGTVLSNVTLGDSAPARRLAERALHLAGAGELQLDAPLSAAGAGLSGGQAQRVGLARCYYRALANSASIIALDEPTSALDRRTEQIIARGIRGLAASGMCVIVVTHKRALLDWADEHVSIDVAREVVA; via the coding sequence ATGCGGCCGCTTGACGCACGTCTGCTTCGTTACGCGCGTTCGTCACGGGGGTTCTTTACGATCGGTGCGATTGTCGCTCTCGCTGACACCGTCGCGATCATCGGCTTCGCCTGGTTCGCAACGCTCTCGATCACGCGCGTGATCGGCGGGGCGCCGTTCGCTGGCATCGCTGAGGGGGTCTGGGCCGTTGCCGGCTTCGCCCTCACGCGTGCGTTGCTTGCCTGGGGCACTGAGGTCATCGGCGCACGTGGGGCTGCCCGTGCGAAGAGCGAACTTCGCATGGGCATCCTCGACGCTCTGCCGCGTCTCGGTGCCGATTGGCTTGCTCGCCGAAACTCTGCAGCGCTCACGACGCTGCTCGGTCACGGTCTCGATGCGCTCGACAATTATTTCGCCCGCTATCTTCCCCAGCTGATTCGAACGCTCATTACCGTTCCACTTCTCGTGGTTGTTGTCTTCTGGCACGACTGGCTCTCCGGCGTGACCCTTATCGTGACGCTTCCGATCGTGCCGATCTTCATGGTGCTGATCGGGCTTGCTACCCGCACAGTTCAACGCCGGCAGTGGGAGGGCCTGAGCCGACTGTCCAGTTCATTCATCGATGTGGTCGGAGGTCTGTCGACCCTCAAGATCTTCGGTCGCGAGAAGCGGCAGATCACCCGCATGGGACAGATCACCGCTGATTATCGTCATTCGACGATGTCGGTGCTGCGGGTGTCGTTCCTCTCTGGCTTTGTGCTCGAGCTCATGGCGAGCTTGTCAGTTGCCCTGCTCGCGGTCTCCATTGGCTTTCGTCTCGTCGATGGCACCATGCCACTGCTTACTGGTCTTTTCGTGCTTCTTCTCGCACCGGAGGTCTTTTTCCCCATCCGACAGGTTGGGGCAAATTTCCATGCCGCTGCCGAAGGCGTTGAAGCCGCGCAGGATGCGTTCGAGATTCTCGATTCGGCACAGACGACACCGGATGCTGGCGCGCCCGTCGCAGCCTCGGGTGACCTCGAGTTGAGCGGCGTCACTGTGGTGCGCGACGACACCACGGTTCTTGATGATGTGCGGCTACGCTTTCGCCGCGGGAGCGTCACCGCGGTGACGGGCGCCAGCGGTGCCGGAAAATCCACGCTCATAGGGGTGATTGCGGGACTCACTCCGTTCACGGGAACGGTATTCGTCGGAGGAGTCGACGTCAGCAACGCGCCCGCCCACGGACGACCGTGGCTTTCGTGGTCGCCTCAGCACCCAGGGCTGCAATCGGGAACGGTACTGAGCAACGTGACGCTTGGTGATTCTGCCCCCGCTCGGCGACTCGCTGAGCGAGCGCTTCACCTGGCGGGCGCCGGTGAGCTTCAGCTTGACGCTCCCCTTAGCGCTGCCGGAGCCGGTCTCTCGGGAGGCCAGGCACAACGTGTCGGTCTCGCCCGCTGCTACTACCGCGCGTTGGCGAACTCGGCGAGCATCATCGCTCTCGACGAACCGACATCGGCACTCGATCGGCGCACAGAACAGATCATTGCCCGCGGGATTCGCGGGCTCGCAGCGAGCGGCATGTGCGTGATCGTCGTTACGCACAAGCGCGCGCTGCTCGACTGGGCAGACGAGCATGTGTCGATCGATGTCGCACGGGAGGTGGTTGCATGA
- the cydC gene encoding thiol reductant ABC exporter subunit CydC produces MSAGTAERDRTRILRTALPSFRQALPGMLSGIATGLGAVALLATSAWLIARAAEQPPVLFLTIATVGVRAFALARAVFRYLERLYSHDAVFRQLATLRTDLLTRLIPRAPAGLTNRSRGSLLNAIVSDIDEMQNLSLRVVQPIVVAVTVCVITIAGTALLSPAAAIVLAGLLVLCGAGGAWMTTSLAGAAEIALAPKRAALTSSLIDYVQGFAVLSHFGAEPVARERIAAADSDLTRTALRRSRGFGLSAAMVALCAGLAVAGAIVVGAPLVSSAGVGGPTFAVVALVPLAVFEVVGTVPVALSHWRAVRSSADRLASLVPDGLPPEIPAQNHAETRSAPCGGTRLTLQNVAAAWPGSSALTVKNVNLDVGPGEAVIITGGSGAGKTTLANVLVRFLEYQGSYRIGGAEARDIADVHSLVGLCEQHPYLFDESIRQNLLFADDSATDERLLDVLDQVGLGPWVASRGGLDARVGERGTLVSGGQAQRLSLARALLRDFPILVLDEPTANVDPQRAEPLVRDMVEASRASGRSIIVITHGDVPDHLVDQRFSMREGSLV; encoded by the coding sequence ATGAGCGCCGGAACCGCAGAACGGGATCGTACCCGCATCCTGCGCACTGCACTCCCGAGCTTCAGACAGGCACTGCCCGGGATGCTGTCGGGAATTGCCACGGGGCTCGGCGCCGTGGCCCTGCTCGCGACAAGCGCCTGGCTCATCGCGCGCGCGGCCGAGCAGCCGCCCGTGCTCTTTCTCACGATCGCCACTGTCGGCGTTCGCGCGTTTGCACTCGCGCGAGCCGTCTTTCGATATCTCGAACGTCTCTACAGTCACGATGCTGTGTTCCGTCAGCTCGCAACCTTGCGAACTGACCTGCTTACCAGGCTGATCCCTCGCGCACCGGCCGGGCTCACGAATCGTTCTCGAGGGTCGCTCTTGAATGCGATAGTTTCCGACATCGATGAAATGCAAAACCTCTCGCTGCGTGTGGTTCAGCCCATCGTCGTGGCTGTGACGGTCTGCGTGATCACGATCGCCGGAACTGCGCTGCTCTCGCCCGCGGCGGCCATTGTGTTGGCTGGCCTGCTCGTACTGTGCGGTGCCGGAGGAGCGTGGATGACCACCTCGCTCGCAGGGGCGGCCGAGATCGCACTCGCACCAAAACGAGCAGCTCTCACCAGTTCGCTCATCGATTATGTGCAGGGCTTCGCCGTGCTGTCGCACTTCGGAGCCGAACCCGTTGCGCGAGAACGCATCGCCGCGGCAGATTCCGACCTGACACGCACGGCTCTGCGCCGGTCACGCGGGTTCGGACTCAGTGCCGCGATGGTTGCTCTCTGCGCGGGCCTGGCCGTTGCGGGCGCCATCGTCGTCGGTGCACCGCTCGTGAGCTCTGCGGGCGTGGGCGGACCCACATTCGCTGTTGTCGCGCTCGTACCGCTCGCCGTCTTCGAAGTTGTGGGGACGGTGCCCGTTGCACTCAGCCATTGGCGAGCGGTGCGGTCAAGTGCCGACAGGCTCGCGTCTCTTGTTCCCGATGGTCTTCCGCCTGAGATTCCCGCGCAGAACCATGCTGAGACGCGATCTGCGCCGTGCGGTGGCACGCGTCTGACTCTGCAGAACGTCGCCGCGGCGTGGCCAGGCTCATCCGCGCTCACGGTGAAGAACGTGAATCTCGATGTCGGCCCGGGGGAGGCCGTCATAATTACCGGCGGCAGTGGAGCGGGAAAGACCACGCTCGCTAACGTTCTCGTTCGGTTTCTCGAATACCAGGGCAGCTACCGTATCGGAGGTGCAGAAGCGCGCGACATTGCGGACGTTCATTCACTCGTCGGGCTGTGCGAACAGCATCCGTATCTCTTCGATGAGAGCATCAGGCAGAACCTTCTCTTCGCCGACGATAGTGCGACTGATGAGCGATTGCTCGACGTGCTCGATCAGGTGGGGCTCGGGCCGTGGGTCGCATCGCGCGGCGGGCTCGACGCACGAGTCGGTGAGCGGGGGACGCTCGTGTCTGGAGGGCAGGCCCAACGATTGTCGCTTGCGCGGGCGCTTCTGAGGGACTTTCCGATTCTCGTGCTCGACGAGCCGACCGCCAACGTCGATCCGCAACGTGCCGAGCCGCTTGTGCGTGACATGGTTGAGGCATCTCGCGCGAGCGGGCGAAGCATCATCGTGATCACGCATGGTGACGTGCCTGATCACCTTGTTGACCAGAGGTTCAGCATGAGAGAGGGCAGTCTCGTCTAG
- the leuS gene encoding leucine--tRNA ligase — MPHEQTTHDTAEKYDFAAIQEKWLPVWDELQPFSTADVADDRPRKYVLDMFSYPSGDLHMGHAEAFGLCDVLARYWWQRGHTVLHPVGWDSFGLPAENAAIKRGADPRDWTYSNIEQQKASFRVYAPSFDWSREIHTSDPEYYRWNQWLFLKLYEKGLAYRKASPVNWCPNDQTVLANEQVIDGKCERCGAQVTKRNLTQWYFRITDYADRLVDDLSKLEATWPSKVLSMQRNWVGRSRGADVDFAIEGRADPVTVYTTRPDTLFGVTYMAVAPDSVLATELAAGSSAEVQAEFTAYLEKTKTESDIDRQSTEREKSGVFLERYATHPLTGHLIPIWAADYVLADYGHGAVMGVPAHDQRDLDFALAFDLPVRVVVAPNGELDAERDPAATGIADTGDGQLVNSGEFDGLTKPEALETITARLAERGMGKTAKNYRLRDWLISRQRYWGTPIPIIHCEKCGEVPVPESELPVTLPPAAGLDLRPKGTSPLGGADDWATVDCPSCGGSARRDSDTMDTFVDSSWYFLRYLSPNSDEVAFDIDEAKKWAPVDQYVGGVEHAILHLLYSRFMTKVLHDYGYLDFDEPFKALMNQGMVLMDGHKMSKSIGNLVEFADQLRDYGADALRVTLAFAGPPEDDIDWADVSPAGSTKFLARAWRIAHDVASEPGVEFTAGDVTLRRSVHRFLADAPELIESYKFNVAIARLMELVNVTRKTIDAGAGAADPAVREAAETIAIALNVFAPYAAEDMWALLGHQPTVAHVQWRSALPELLVEDEVTAVVQVNGKVRGRLQIAPSIAPDELEALARADANVIRAIGDTEIRNIIVRAPKIVSIATAK, encoded by the coding sequence GTGCCCCACGAGCAGACAACGCACGACACAGCCGAGAAGTATGATTTTGCCGCGATCCAGGAGAAGTGGCTTCCCGTCTGGGACGAGCTGCAGCCCTTTTCAACGGCTGACGTTGCTGACGACCGCCCGCGCAAGTATGTGCTCGACATGTTCTCGTACCCCTCAGGCGACTTGCACATGGGACACGCCGAGGCATTCGGCCTGTGCGACGTGCTGGCGCGCTATTGGTGGCAGAGAGGGCACACCGTGCTGCATCCCGTCGGCTGGGACTCCTTTGGTCTGCCCGCGGAAAACGCGGCGATCAAACGCGGAGCTGACCCCCGTGACTGGACATACAGCAACATCGAGCAGCAGAAGGCGAGTTTTCGGGTCTACGCGCCCTCGTTCGACTGGTCTCGTGAAATTCACACGTCCGACCCCGAGTACTACCGCTGGAACCAATGGCTGTTCCTGAAGTTATATGAGAAGGGCCTCGCCTACCGCAAGGCGAGCCCCGTCAACTGGTGCCCCAACGACCAGACGGTTCTCGCCAATGAGCAGGTTATCGACGGAAAATGCGAGCGGTGCGGTGCTCAAGTCACGAAGCGAAACCTCACCCAGTGGTACTTTCGCATCACCGATTACGCCGATCGGCTCGTCGACGATCTCTCCAAGCTGGAGGCCACGTGGCCCTCGAAGGTGCTGTCAATGCAGCGCAACTGGGTGGGTCGCTCACGTGGAGCCGACGTCGATTTTGCCATCGAGGGGCGCGCAGATCCCGTCACCGTGTACACCACACGTCCCGACACGCTCTTCGGCGTGACATACATGGCCGTCGCCCCGGACTCGGTGCTCGCCACTGAGCTCGCAGCCGGCAGCAGCGCCGAGGTGCAGGCGGAATTCACCGCGTATCTCGAGAAGACGAAGACAGAGAGTGACATCGACCGTCAGTCAACCGAACGCGAGAAGAGCGGTGTCTTCCTCGAACGGTATGCGACGCATCCTCTGACGGGCCACCTCATTCCCATCTGGGCCGCAGATTACGTTCTCGCCGATTACGGACACGGAGCGGTGATGGGCGTGCCAGCGCACGATCAGCGCGACCTCGACTTCGCGCTCGCGTTCGACCTGCCCGTTCGTGTTGTTGTGGCGCCAAATGGAGAGCTGGATGCCGAGAGAGACCCCGCGGCGACAGGAATCGCCGACACGGGCGATGGCCAGCTGGTCAATTCCGGAGAGTTCGATGGCCTCACGAAGCCTGAGGCGCTCGAGACGATCACGGCACGCCTTGCGGAACGCGGCATGGGAAAGACGGCGAAGAACTATCGCTTACGTGACTGGCTGATCTCGCGACAGCGTTACTGGGGGACACCGATCCCCATCATCCACTGCGAGAAGTGCGGCGAAGTTCCCGTCCCCGAATCAGAACTTCCGGTCACACTCCCACCCGCAGCGGGGCTTGACCTTCGCCCAAAGGGGACGAGTCCGCTGGGCGGGGCCGACGATTGGGCAACAGTCGACTGCCCTTCGTGCGGCGGCAGTGCACGTCGTGACTCCGACACGATGGATACGTTCGTCGACAGCTCCTGGTATTTCCTGCGCTACCTCTCCCCGAATTCTGACGAGGTGGCCTTCGACATCGATGAGGCGAAGAAATGGGCTCCCGTCGACCAGTACGTCGGCGGTGTGGAACACGCGATTCTGCACCTGCTGTATTCACGGTTCATGACGAAGGTTCTGCACGACTACGGCTACCTCGACTTCGATGAGCCATTCAAGGCGCTCATGAATCAGGGAATGGTTCTGATGGACGGCCACAAGATGAGCAAGAGCATCGGAAATCTCGTCGAGTTCGCCGATCAGCTGCGCGATTACGGTGCAGACGCGCTTCGGGTCACACTGGCATTCGCCGGCCCTCCGGAAGACGACATTGACTGGGCCGACGTGTCTCCGGCCGGATCGACGAAGTTTCTTGCGCGCGCCTGGCGGATCGCGCACGACGTTGCGAGCGAGCCCGGCGTTGAGTTCACGGCGGGCGACGTGACTCTGCGCCGCTCTGTTCATCGCTTTCTCGCAGATGCCCCCGAGCTCATCGAGTCGTACAAGTTCAACGTTGCGATCGCTCGCCTGATGGAGCTCGTCAATGTCACTCGCAAAACGATCGATGCTGGGGCCGGGGCAGCAGACCCCGCTGTGCGAGAAGCGGCAGAGACAATTGCGATCGCCCTCAACGTGTTCGCGCCGTATGCCGCTGAAGACATGTGGGCTCTCCTCGGCCACCAACCGACTGTCGCACACGTGCAATGGCGTTCGGCACTGCCCGAACTCCTCGTCGAAGACGAGGTGACAGCTGTTGTGCAGGTAAATGGCAAGGTTCGGGGGCGCCTGCAGATCGCGCCGTCGATCGCGCCAGACGAACTCGAAGCCCTCGCGCGTGCCGATGCGAACGTCATTCGCGCGATCGGCGACACCGAGATTCGCAACATCATTGTGCGTGCACCGAAGATCGTCAGCATCGCCACGGCGAAATAA